The segment CCAGTGCAGTTATATGCacggacagtagcagaggcaaTCCGTGAGCTCTCCAAAGGTACCACATCCTTCCCCACACTGGTCAATTAGaatcttttaattggatcatttgtgtGTTATATTGGGATATCTGACAAGTGTTTAAATTGGTTTTAACCTGGGCAGCAAATGTCACTTCAGCGTCCTTCTTCTGTTCACAGGCCACAGAGATATCCTCTACTTGGAAGTGCCTCGAAGAGAATATGTCCATGTTGACCTAGACTTGTTTAAACAATACTTTATTATTGATTAGCAGGAGCTCTTTACATGTTGGGGTATTGCTATTTTTTCAGATAtatgtattgaaaatatttaCCCCTGTAATTGACGTGGTATTATTCCCCTATAAAATGCTCTTGATGGATCAAAAGAGTGTTGTGTACAGTTTAGcctcttttttttaacaggttatttcaatgtttttagtTATAATTAATAAAGTTTTGACTACATTGTACATAATTATTCCATTatttccctctgctttctgcGAATTTGTCGAATTTACTGGATCACCTTAACGTCAATAGGCAGTTGATAAAACGcgtatttcatttaaatgaaggTCAGCTAACACCATATGAGCAAAAAAAATCGAATAGTTTTAGGACATCACACTCTGCCTTCGTATCTCTGCTAAATATACATCTTTTTCAGGAGTGAGGTACTTGCGGTGAAATGTCCTCCACAGGATGAGCCAAAACACTTCCGCGGAATTGAAAAAGTGCTGGGGTATTTCCCTAAGATCTAAGGGAGATCCGtaaattcaaaatttcaaatcCTAATGGTATGATGATAGCATATTCTTCAAGGAGTATCTGAAACACCACCAAGGAGTCATCCTgcttactatgctcctttgaaccaAGAGAAGCCCTTTGGGCAAACTCAGTAGAATTACTAAGATGCACACAGGAAATAGAAAAGCTAATGTTGTACTCTGTGAAACACAAAGTAGCAGGGTCATCCAATGGAGGCAGGGAGCTATTTCTCTGTCCAGGCATTGCAACCCTAAGATGCTCTGACTAGGCTGACTAATAGGGTAGGACGTGTTGTGCAGCTGCCCAAATCGGGTTTTATGTGAAGTAAATGAGATGAGCttgcaaatcaaaatgatttctctgaatatttcaaTGGCATTGTTACGCAGCATTGTTcactagttaatttttttttcagtcagagCTACATACACTAAAATTGATAGGGTAAAGCCCTTAAAACATACCAGCACCACTTAGAAAACATTAGGTGACTGACGTTGAAAGTAGACTAATTCTCACAAACTCTGTGTTAGTTCTGCTGTGGGAAAGGTTGGAACACATAACCAGAACTTCAGGACACTGGTCTTGGAAGAACACAAATGGGGAATACACGCGGAAAAGGAGAGTCCTAGTCAACagaattaacaaataataaagccatCATGTGCCATATcaaatcagaataatttattgTGAAGGGAACAGAGAAATACCACAGCAATGAAAGTACAAATAGGGGCCGCCAGGAGACACGAAGCCGGAAAATGTGGTATGGTAAATATTCTTACAAGAGAAGATGTgatctattcatttttcttatcttggcttgttcctgggtgatgttctttGCTTCAAATTTTGTGTCCATTCTTTACCAGCCTTATGGCCCTAGGTGTTGGGCTTCCAGGGCAGGATTTCAGCAGCATCCGGACCAGTATCTTCCATAGTTCCATGGACGATAGCAGCCATATCCGTAGCCTCCATAGAAAGGTCCATATCCGTAGCCGCCATAGCCACCGCCATAGCCACAGCCATATCCCAGGCCACCGAGGCCATAGCCATAGCCGTAGCCCAGGCCTCCGTAGTAGCCGCCGCAGTAGCTCATGGTGTCAGGGgtgttgagtttggtttgctgttcAAGGCAAGATCCTGAGAGTGAATGTCAGCATGGGTAGAGGAGTGCTTATATACCCTAGGGAGAGCATGTGATCCATCACGTGCATACCCTCCTTTTGCCTCGCTTTTTATTACACCTACTTAACATAACTTGTTAATTTATTGTCCCTGACACAGCCAGAGGCCCTCACACTCATTAAAATGCTCGAGATCACTTTGTTGCTTAGTAAGGGTGGCCCTCACAGGATTTGCATCCCTTTGCCAAATCCTCATGCTGCATACTCTAAATATATACGACTTTATTTGACACATATGCCTCAGGAATGCTGGGGACAAAAGCTACTGCATCACTTTATCAGAAAGAATGTTGTTTCTTCAAAGAGTGGACCTGTCAGACCACAAGTAGAATTCTTCGTAGGCACATACACCAATCTTACTGGGAAGTGTTGTGCTTCTTAATTAcatgtttcttcatctctgtttttctttatattgccATACCCCTTaacaaattaaatgaatgaaatgtgtcGTATTGAAAGGTCAACCAAGTGTGATGTCCTTTTCAGAACGTTATTCCTCGTTCCAAATGAAGAATTATTCATCTCTTCCTGACGTAAGAAATCACAAATATTTAGAAGCCAATAAAAATCAGTTTGACTTTTGTGCACAccgaaagaatgagagagagaaacttaAAAGATAGGAAAATTTAGAACACTGTTCATCATATGCGGCGTCTTTTGTACTCGTTCACACTACTTGGAAAAGTAAATGTAACATTTCACCAGGGACATTGACGAACCCATGTTGATGTATGAAATGGTTCCAATGCGCTGTGGGATCTCCCAGTGCGGCTCCTTGTGCTGTAGAGGACTGCGGACATTGACCAGCATGGAATAAAATGTCCAAAAATGAGggcaagtcacagtaatcaaaactgtggtCATAAGTAGTGTTTAAAGttgattaaaagttattttctgaaaTCCTAGCCCCCTCTTCTCTGGCTTGACATGtatcccactttcattcaacattgcaGGTTCTAACACCTTTCCCACATTTACACACACCATTTCCCCAATCTCTACCCTTGTGTGTCCCTGCATCTTGCTATACATAGGACATGAATTGCTAATATATTTGCCATAtgcatatgaagtttagaatcaGTAGATGGTGCCAACACTTTGCCAGTGCAGTTATATGCacggacagtagcagaggcaaTCCGTGAGGTCTCCAAAGGTATCACATCCTTCCCCACACTGGTCAATTAGaatcttttaattggatcatttgtgtGTTATATTGGGATATCTGACAAGTGTTTAAATTGGTTTTAACCTGGGCAGCAAATGTCACTTCAGCGTCCTTCTTCTGTTCACAGGCCACGGAGATATCCTCTACTTGGAAGTGCCTCGAAGAGAATATGCCCATGTTGACCTAGACTTGTTTAAACAATACTTTATTATTGATTAGCAGGAGCTCTTTACATGTTGGGGTATTGGAATTTTTTCAGATATATGTATTGAAAATCTTTACCCCTGTAATTGACGTGGTATTATTCCCCTATAAAATGCTCTTGATGGATCAAAAGAGTGCTGTGTACAGTTTAGcctcttttttttaacaggttatttcaatgtttttagtTCTAATTAATAAAGTTTTGACTACATTGTACATAATTATTCCATTatttccctctgctttctgcGAATTTGTCGAATTTACTGGATCACCTTAACGTCAATAGGCAGTTGATAAAACGcgtatttcatttaaatgaaggTCAGCTAACACCATATGAGCAAAAAAAATCGAATAGGTTTAGGATATCACACTCTGCCTTCGTATCTCTGCTAAATATACATCTTTTTCAGGAGTGAGGTACTTGTGGTGAAATGTCCTCCACAGGATGAGCCAAAACACTTCCGCGGAATTGAAAAAGTGCTGGGGTATTTCCCTAAGATCTAAGGGAGATCCGtaaattcaaaatttcaaatcCTAATGGTATGATGATAGCATATTCTTCAAGGAGTATCTGAAACACCACCAAGGAGTCATCCTgcttactatgctcctttgaaccaAGAGAAGCCCTTTGGGCAAACTCAGAATTACTAAGATGCACACAGGAAATAGAAAAGCTAATGTTGTACTCTGTGAAACACAAAGTAGCAGGGTCATCCAGGAGGCAGGGAGCTATTTCTCTGTCCAGGCATTGCAACCCTAAGATGCTCTGACTAGGCTGACTAATAGGGTAGGACCTGTTGTGCAGCTGCCCAAATCGGGTTTTATATGAAGTAAATGAGATGAGCttgcaaatcaaaatgatttctctgaatatttcaaTGGCATTGTTATGCAGCATTGTTcactagttaattttttttcagtcagaGCTACATACACTAAA is part of the Manis pentadactyla isolate mManPen7 chromosome 1, mManPen7.hap1, whole genome shotgun sequence genome and harbors:
- the LOC130679560 gene encoding keratin-associated protein 19-2-like, producing MSYCGGYYGGLGYGYGYGLGGLGYGCGYGGGYGGYGYGPFYGGYGYGCYRPWNYGRYCPLQHKEPHWEIPQRIGTISYINMGSCLEQQTKLNTPDTMSYCGGYYGGLGYGYGYGLGGLGYGCGYGGGYGGYGYGPFYGGYGYGCYRPWNYGRYWSGCC